One Methanococcus aeolicus Nankai-3 DNA segment encodes these proteins:
- the rbr gene encoding rubrerythrin, which translates to MDETIVNLIKAYIGESLARNRYTCYAKIAKQEGYEQISEIFLLTAENEREHAKWLFYLITELKNKYNIEGNSITVNDVEVPTVLGNTAENLMASIEGEHFEHTEMYPKFAEIAEKEGLNDVAERLRAIAIAENHHENRFNKLLKEVENGTVFKKNEPVEWVCRKCGYTHEGNEPPKECSSCSHPAKYFEILCEKY; encoded by the coding sequence ATGGACGAAACAATTGTAAATTTAATAAAGGCATATATTGGGGAGAGCTTGGCAAGGAATAGATATACATGCTATGCAAAAATTGCAAAGCAGGAGGGATATGAGCAAATATCCGAGATATTTTTATTAACTGCTGAGAATGAAAGGGAACATGCTAAGTGGCTGTTCTATTTAATTACCGAATTAAAAAATAAATACAACATTGAGGGGAATTCAATAACTGTAAATGATGTTGAAGTTCCAACTGTTTTAGGAAATACTGCTGAAAATTTAATGGCATCAATTGAAGGGGAACATTTTGAACATACTGAAATGTATCCGAAGTTTGCTGAAATAGCAGAAAAAGAAGGATTGAATGATGTTGCAGAACGATTAAGGGCAATTGCAATTGCTGAAAATCATCATGAGAATAGATTTAATAAATTATTAAAAGAAGTTGAAAATGGAACAGTTTTTAAGAAAAATGAACCGGTTGAGTGGGTTTGTAGGAAGTGCGGATATACGCATGAAGGAAATGAACCACCAAAAGAATGTTCATCTTGCAGTCATCCAGCGAAGTATTTTGAAATATTGTGTGAAAAATACTAA
- a CDS encoding FprA family A-type flavoprotein, which translates to MVVKIKDGIYWSGSVDWEVREFHGYETSKGSSYNSYLIVDEKNVLIDSAKHYMFEELIGGIKTVIDPRDIDYIVANHAEKDHSGCIDKIVKLSGAKVITNEKGKEHLELQFNTDDWEFVIADTGDEINIGKRTLKFIKTPMLHWPDNMVTYCIEDKILFSNDAFGQHVATSERFDYELGNIEEIFEDAKEYFANILLPYKMLIPNAVNTVNDLDIEYICPSHGIIWKEEIEKILNKYLEWSSGECKNKAVIAYDSMYDSTKKIAHAIGNGLLDNGVEVKIYNISGTPMNTIMREILDAKYILIGSPTLNSNVYPPVAMFLAYLEGLKPDGKIAAAFGSYGWMEMATEVIKKSFEKLNFKIIDDECLKCKFVPKEEHIKKCHEFGKKLSKDIL; encoded by the coding sequence ATGGTAGTTAAAATAAAAGATGGCATATATTGGAGTGGTTCAGTGGATTGGGAAGTTAGAGAGTTCCATGGATATGAAACTTCAAAGGGGAGCTCCTATAATTCATACTTAATAGTGGATGAAAAAAATGTTTTAATCGATTCTGCAAAACATTATATGTTTGAAGAGTTAATAGGTGGTATTAAAACAGTGATTGACCCAAGGGACATTGATTACATAGTGGCAAATCATGCAGAAAAAGACCACAGCGGATGTATTGATAAAATTGTTAAATTATCTGGTGCAAAGGTCATTACAAATGAGAAAGGGAAGGAACATTTGGAGCTTCAATTTAATACAGATGATTGGGAGTTTGTAATAGCGGATACTGGCGATGAGATAAACATTGGAAAAAGAACTTTAAAATTCATAAAAACTCCGATGCTTCATTGGCCAGATAATATGGTTACATACTGCATTGAGGACAAAATTTTATTCTCGAATGATGCTTTTGGACAGCATGTAGCAACATCAGAAAGATTTGACTATGAACTTGGAAATATTGAAGAAATTTTTGAAGATGCAAAGGAATATTTTGCAAATATATTATTGCCATATAAAATGCTCATACCCAACGCAGTTAATACTGTAAATGATTTAGATATTGAATATATTTGCCCCTCCCACGGAATAATATGGAAAGAAGAAATAGAAAAAATCTTAAACAAATATTTGGAGTGGTCGTCTGGAGAGTGTAAAAATAAGGCAGTTATAGCTTATGATAGCATGTACGATTCAACCAAAAAAATAGCACATGCCATAGGAAATGGATTGCTAGATAATGGGGTTGAAGTAAAAATTTATAACATCTCCGGAACTCCGATGAATACGATAATGAGGGAGATTTTAGATGCAAAATATATTTTAATCGGCTCCCCAACATTAAACTCAAATGTGTATCCTCCTGTTGCAATGTTTTTAGCATACCTAGAAGGGTTAAAACCAGATGGTAAAATAGCGGCTGCATTTGGCTCCTACGGATGGATGGAAATGGCAACAGAAGTTATAAAAAAATCCTTTGAAAAATTAAACTTTAAGATTATAGATGATGAATGTTTAAAATGTAAATTTGTTCCAAAAGAAGAGCATATTAAAAAATGTCATGAATTTGGAAAAAAATTATCAAAAGATATTTTATAA
- a CDS encoding rubredoxin: MTKYQCMCGWIYDESVGEPSQNITPNTKFEDLPDTFKCPQCGLSKSAFRKI; this comes from the coding sequence ATGACAAAATATCAATGTATGTGTGGATGGATATATGATGAATCTGTTGGGGAACCTTCCCAAAATATAACACCAAATACCAAGTTTGAAGATTTGCCCGATACATTCAAATGTCCGCAGTGTGGTTTAAGTAAAAGTGCATTTAGGAAAATTTAA
- a CDS encoding class II SORL domain-containing protein produces MSCTDAKTMVEGTDFEKKHTPMIECKDTVKTGEIFEVKIHTAGVEHPMDDGHFIQFMGLRIGDIPLARADLTQYAKPEVVFHIKAPSEGHKGTVMKLTAYAYCNLHGIWKYEKEIKIE; encoded by the coding sequence ATGAGTTGCACTGATGCAAAAACCATGGTAGAAGGAACTGATTTTGAAAAAAAACACACTCCAATGATTGAGTGTAAAGATACAGTAAAGACAGGGGAAATTTTTGAGGTTAAAATTCATACCGCAGGGGTCGAACATCCAATGGATGACGGACATTTTATTCAATTTATGGGACTTAGGATAGGAGATATTCCTTTGGCAAGAGCAGATTTGACACAATATGCTAAACCTGAAGTAGTATTTCATATAAAAGCTCCATCAGAAGGTCATAAAGGTACTGTAATGAAATTAACCGCATATGCATATTGCAATCTTCACGGCATATGGAAATATGAAAAAGAGATAAAAATAGAATAA
- a CDS encoding heavy metal translocating P-type ATPase has protein sequence MSKKLKLKGLDCANCAYKIENALKKEGFESASVNFATGELTIEGDIEKAKNIVKKVDSGVEVIEKEEHHHDCHDHGEDPKKMLYFIVPSLILFVIGVLLRYYYNYDNIFVFGIFVVGYMLVGWKVLRNAVVNSIHGNVFDENFLMTIATLGAFAIGEYPEAVGVMLFYMVGEFFQNLSINRSRKSIKGLLALKADYANLKIGDKTIKVKPEDVKVGDLILVKPGERVPLDGLVIEGSSTVDSSALTGESIPRVVKEGDELLSGILNLNGLLTVKVAKELKESTISRIFELVENASARKAKTERFITRFSRYYTPIVVGLAVLIATIPPLVFGEPLSNWVYRALVLLVISCPCALMLSIPLVYFGGIGKSAREGILVKGSNFLDALGKARIVAFDKTGTLTKGVFKTVQIVAKNSFNKDEILKFMALAEAHSSHPIANALKEAYGKEINENEIKEHEEIPGYGVRAKINGKEIMVGNDRLLHKFNIEHDTCHVKGTVVHVVVDGEYAGYIIISDEIKKDALETIQELRKLGVKKIVMLTGDSKDVAEEIAKKIGLDEFYAELLPEDKVNIIEKLGAEKENGTVVFVGDGINDAPVIARSDLGVAMGALGSDVAIETADIVIMDDKPSKLPLGIKISKKVQNIVMENIILILIVKLSFVLLGALGQVTIWGAIFADVGVALLAVFNSMRILK, from the coding sequence ATGTCAAAAAAACTTAAATTGAAAGGTTTAGATTGTGCAAACTGTGCATATAAGATTGAAAATGCCTTAAAAAAAGAGGGGTTTGAGTCTGCATCAGTTAACTTCGCTACCGGTGAGCTCACCATTGAAGGGGATATAGAAAAAGCCAAAAATATAGTGAAGAAAGTTGATTCAGGGGTTGAAGTAATAGAAAAAGAAGAACATCACCATGACTGCCATGATCACGGTGAAGATCCAAAGAAAATGCTTTACTTCATAGTTCCATCGTTAATTCTTTTTGTAATTGGGGTACTACTTAGGTACTACTACAACTACGACAATATTTTTGTATTTGGAATATTTGTCGTAGGCTATATGTTAGTAGGGTGGAAAGTTCTAAGGAACGCTGTTGTAAACTCCATCCACGGAAATGTCTTTGATGAGAACTTTCTTATGACAATAGCCACTTTAGGAGCCTTTGCTATTGGAGAATATCCTGAAGCCGTAGGTGTTATGCTCTTCTATATGGTGGGTGAGTTCTTCCAGAACTTATCAATAAATCGTTCTAGAAAATCAATTAAAGGGTTGTTAGCATTAAAGGCAGACTACGCAAACTTAAAGATTGGAGATAAGACAATTAAAGTTAAACCTGAGGATGTTAAAGTTGGTGATCTAATCTTAGTAAAACCTGGAGAACGGGTACCATTGGACGGATTGGTGATTGAAGGTTCATCAACTGTTGACTCTTCAGCACTAACTGGTGAAAGTATACCTAGGGTAGTCAAAGAAGGAGATGAGCTCCTATCAGGAATATTAAACTTAAATGGTCTTTTAACAGTTAAGGTTGCAAAGGAGCTCAAAGAATCGACGATTTCAAGAATCTTTGAACTAGTTGAGAATGCAAGTGCAAGAAAAGCAAAAACAGAGCGTTTTATTACCAGATTTTCCAGATATTATACTCCAATAGTCGTAGGTTTAGCAGTACTGATAGCCACAATCCCACCCCTGGTTTTTGGAGAACCTTTATCCAATTGGGTATATAGGGCATTGGTACTATTGGTTATATCCTGCCCCTGTGCATTGATGCTTTCAATTCCTTTAGTCTACTTCGGAGGAATTGGAAAGTCTGCCAGAGAGGGGATACTCGTCAAAGGTTCAAACTTTCTCGATGCACTGGGCAAAGCTAGAATTGTGGCATTTGATAAAACAGGGACTTTAACAAAAGGAGTATTTAAGACGGTACAGATAGTCGCAAAGAACAGCTTTAACAAAGATGAAATCTTAAAATTTATGGCACTGGCTGAAGCTCATTCAAGTCATCCAATTGCAAATGCACTAAAAGAGGCTTATGGAAAAGAAATTAATGAAAACGAGATTAAAGAACATGAGGAAATACCAGGGTATGGAGTTAGAGCCAAAATTAATGGAAAAGAAATAATGGTTGGAAATGATAGGCTTTTGCATAAATTTAACATCGAACATGACACCTGCCATGTAAAAGGTACGGTTGTCCATGTGGTTGTTGATGGAGAGTATGCAGGTTACATAATAATATCCGACGAGATAAAAAAAGATGCTTTAGAAACCATACAGGAGCTCAGAAAACTTGGAGTTAAAAAGATTGTAATGCTTACCGGTGACAGCAAGGATGTTGCAGAAGAGATAGCAAAAAAAATCGGCTTAGATGAGTTTTACGCTGAACTGCTACCTGAGGATAAGGTAAATATTATCGAAAAGCTTGGGGCAGAGAAAGAAAATGGTACCGTTGTTTTCGTTGGAGACGGAATAAACGATGCCCCAGTTATTGCAAGGTCAGATTTAGGTGTTGCAATGGGAGCTCTGGGAAGTGACGTTGCCATAGAAACAGCAGATATAGTTATAATGGACGATAAACCTTCGAAGCTACCTTTAGGAATTAAAATATCAAAGAAGGTACAGAATATAGTTATGGAAAACATAATCTTAATTTTAATCGTTAAACTGTCATTTGTACTACTCGGAGCTCTTGGACAGGTCACAATATGGGGGGCCATATTTGCAGATGTTGGAGTTGCACTACTCGCAGTTTTTAACTCGATGAGGATATTAAAATAG
- a CDS encoding peroxiredoxin: MPLIGEKFPEVEVKTTQGAIKLPEHFEGKWFVLFSHPADFTPVCTTEFVAFQNRYDQFKELNTELIGLSIDQVFSHLKWIEWIKDNLDVDIEFPVVADDRGQLAERLGMVSPYKGNNTVRAVFIVDDKGAIRAILYYPQEAGRNIDEIIRLVKALQTSDKGVALPANWPNNEIIGDKVIVPPASTVEEMKSRKEAAEKGEIECLDWWLCCKKLE, from the coding sequence ATGCCATTAATAGGTGAGAAATTCCCTGAAGTAGAAGTTAAAACTACACAAGGAGCAATAAAATTACCGGAACACTTTGAAGGTAAATGGTTTGTTTTATTTAGTCATCCTGCGGACTTTACACCAGTTTGCACCACTGAATTTGTGGCATTTCAAAATAGATATGACCAATTTAAGGAGCTAAATACTGAATTAATAGGTTTAAGTATAGACCAGGTATTCAGCCATTTAAAATGGATTGAGTGGATAAAGGATAATTTGGATGTTGATATTGAATTCCCAGTAGTCGCAGATGATAGGGGACAGTTGGCTGAAAGATTAGGTATGGTGAGCCCATATAAAGGTAATAACACAGTTAGAGCTGTATTTATTGTAGATGATAAGGGAGCAATTAGGGCAATATTATATTATCCACAGGAAGCTGGAAGAAATATCGATGAAATAATAAGATTAGTTAAAGCACTTCAAACATCCGATAAAGGAGTGGCGCTTCCAGCAAACTGGCCCAACAATGAGATTATTGGGGATAAAGTAATAGTCCCCCCTGCTTCCACGGTTGAAGAAATGAAGAGTAGAAAGGAAGCCGCTGAAAAAGGAGAAATAGAATGCCTTGATTGGTGGCTTTGCTGTAAAAAATTGGAATAA
- a CDS encoding ABC transporter permease codes for MGYYKKFKKMTDIKFKKYLPHMVGFIFLIIFVIFPVSSVLLQSFYDNGFTLKYYIEFIKSPYYYGILKNSLMVACLSTTLSLFMGLLFSLLIFKTDIKGKIFLKIAVLLPIITPGFIDSLAYVFLFGRHGLITHGLLGLEPNIYGWKSVVVLQSIDYTTTAFLIMSAVLLGISSNLEDAARNLGSSEFKVFKNITFPLLLPGILSAGLLIFMSSMADFGTPIIVGGNFNTLATASYFEIIGNFNTAMASTLSVILLIPSLILFTLYNRIYKEHGQKTTKIKPYSVSGSSKLLLSVPPAVFAIVVFMLFSAVFLAAFTKSFGYNYTFTLEYFVEALNKGMPALKNTIIFALSSSALVGLMGMIFAYIIVRDRFFGRKMLDLIILIPFAIPGTFIGIGYLLSFNTQPLLLTGTALIIILNCVVRKLPFSYKTGYATLTQIEKSIEEASLNLGADKLKTFYMIVLPMLKPAIIFSMIYTFIATVKTLGSIIFLITANTKVLSAMVFEATINDDFGVAACYSLMMIILSVIGVLLIWKLKGKNFIAD; via the coding sequence ATGGGTTATTATAAAAAATTTAAAAAGATGACTGATATAAAATTTAAAAAATATTTGCCCCATATGGTAGGATTTATTTTTTTAATAATATTTGTAATATTTCCGGTATCTTCCGTTCTTTTACAGTCATTTTATGATAATGGATTTACATTGAAATATTATATAGAATTTATTAAAAGTCCATATTATTACGGTATTTTAAAAAACAGTTTAATGGTGGCATGTTTATCAACTACATTGTCATTATTTATGGGATTATTGTTTTCATTGCTTATCTTTAAAACAGATATTAAAGGAAAGATTTTTTTAAAAATTGCAGTATTGCTTCCAATAATTACTCCGGGATTTATAGATTCACTAGCTTATGTGTTTCTATTCGGAAGACATGGGTTAATAACCCATGGGCTTTTGGGATTGGAACCAAATATATATGGCTGGAAAAGTGTGGTTGTCCTTCAATCGATTGATTATACCACCACTGCATTTTTAATAATGTCTGCTGTTTTATTGGGCATATCTTCTAACTTAGAAGATGCAGCTCGAAATTTAGGTTCCAGCGAATTTAAGGTGTTTAAAAATATCACATTTCCTCTACTTCTACCGGGAATATTAAGTGCCGGGCTTTTAATATTTATGAGCTCTATGGCAGATTTTGGAACTCCAATTATAGTCGGTGGAAATTTCAACACTCTTGCAACAGCTTCTTATTTTGAAATAATAGGCAACTTTAATACGGCCATGGCTTCAACATTGAGCGTAATCTTGTTAATTCCTTCTTTAATATTGTTTACATTATACAATAGAATTTACAAAGAGCATGGTCAAAAAACCACAAAAATAAAACCTTATTCAGTAAGTGGTAGCTCCAAACTATTGTTATCCGTACCTCCCGCAGTTTTTGCCATTGTAGTTTTTATGCTGTTTTCAGCAGTATTTTTAGCCGCATTTACAAAGAGTTTCGGATATAATTACACATTTACATTGGAGTATTTTGTAGAGGCATTAAATAAAGGCATGCCTGCATTAAAAAATACTATAATATTTGCACTATCATCAAGTGCATTGGTTGGATTGATGGGCATGATTTTTGCATATATAATTGTAAGAGATAGATTTTTTGGGAGAAAAATGCTGGATTTAATAATATTAATTCCTTTTGCCATTCCCGGAACATTTATTGGTATTGGTTATCTATTGTCTTTCAATACTCAACCCCTGTTATTGACCGGGACTGCTTTAATTATTATTTTAAATTGTGTTGTTAGAAAACTTCCATTTTCATATAAAACTGGATATGCCACACTCACCCAAATAGAAAAATCCATAGAAGAAGCATCTCTTAATTTAGGTGCAGATAAATTAAAAACATTTTATATGATTGTTTTGCCGATGTTAAAGCCTGCAATAATTTTCAGCATGATATATACATTTATTGCCACGGTAAAAACTTTGGGTTCGATTATATTCCTCATAACTGCAAACACAAAGGTTTTATCTGCCATGGTGTTTGAAGCCACCATTAACGATGACTTTGGAGTTGCAGCATGTTATTCTTTAATGATGATAATTTTATCAGTTATCGGAGTTTTATTAATCTGGAAACTAAAAGGTAAAAATTTTATTGCCGATTAA
- a CDS encoding carboxymuconolactone decarboxylase family protein gives MKNEVFVGEGMKHVKEDCPELYESIVKLNNAVYSGKVLDYKAQKLIAIGIAASTGDEKSTKKQMKSGMAELDITKDEICDVLNVVLLTSGMPAFTKAMKILYEL, from the coding sequence ATGAAAAATGAAGTCTTTGTGGGAGAAGGAATGAAGCATGTTAAAGAGGACTGTCCGGAGTTGTATGAATCAATTGTTAAATTAAACAATGCAGTGTATTCTGGAAAGGTTTTAGATTATAAAGCCCAGAAATTAATAGCAATTGGTATTGCGGCATCAACAGGGGATGAAAAATCAACTAAAAAACAGATGAAAAGTGGAATGGCTGAGCTTGACATTACAAAAGATGAAATATGTGATGTTTTAAATGTGGTGCTTCTTACTTCGGGTATGCCTGCATTCACAAAAGCTATGAAAATATTGTATGAACTTTAA
- a CDS encoding ABC transporter substrate-binding protein, with protein MKKYMPIMALLGVILFLSISGCINDQSPTVISSEGPPTEEKVINIYAAYGGLDTIAEEFEKDTGIKVNYVSMSSGEALSRLMAEKNNPSCDVWFGGGIDAFIKAKNEKLLTSYESPNAKYIDSKFVDEEHYWTGVSLVTIGVLENTQLIKDKNLPEPKTWDDLIKPEYKGELIASNPTISGTAYFTICGILQMKGKDEGWIYLDKFYGNTPFLTKRGSGPSKKVISGEYAYGVAPDPHSKKIKNPDLPIKAIYLDKVVWWPSPVAIIKDSKHPNNAKTFVDWALSERGQKILMSASPRVPVRSDIKTLEGVPNPSELDFIDMDFVYWGEHRDEVLNEWKNRYQSITTQ; from the coding sequence GTGAAAAAATACATGCCCATTATGGCCCTACTCGGGGTAATTTTATTTTTGAGTATCAGCGGATGTATTAATGACCAAAGTCCTACGGTTATATCATCAGAAGGACCTCCCACAGAAGAAAAAGTTATTAATATCTATGCTGCTTACGGTGGATTAGATACGATTGCAGAAGAATTTGAAAAAGATACAGGTATAAAAGTAAATTATGTTTCAATGTCCTCGGGAGAAGCGTTATCTCGGTTGATGGCAGAAAAGAACAATCCTTCATGTGATGTATGGTTCGGTGGAGGTATTGATGCATTTATAAAAGCAAAAAACGAAAAATTATTAACCTCATATGAATCGCCAAATGCAAAATATATAGATAGTAAATTTGTCGATGAAGAGCATTATTGGACTGGTGTATCCCTTGTTACAATTGGAGTTTTGGAAAATACCCAATTAATTAAAGATAAAAATCTTCCAGAACCAAAAACATGGGATGATTTGATAAAACCAGAATATAAAGGAGAACTCATAGCATCAAATCCAACAATATCTGGAACAGCATATTTCACAATATGTGGAATACTTCAAATGAAAGGAAAAGATGAAGGTTGGATATATCTTGATAAATTTTATGGAAATACTCCATTTTTAACAAAAAGAGGTTCTGGACCTAGCAAAAAAGTTATTTCAGGCGAATATGCTTATGGAGTAGCTCCTGACCCTCATAGTAAAAAAATAAAAAATCCTGACCTACCTATAAAAGCCATATATCTTGACAAGGTGGTTTGGTGGCCTTCACCAGTTGCAATAATTAAAGACAGTAAACATCCAAATAATGCAAAGACATTTGTAGATTGGGCATTGTCAGAAAGAGGACAGAAAATTTTAATGAGTGCAAGTCCAAGAGTTCCTGTAAGAAGCGATATAAAAACCCTTGAAGGAGTTCCAAATCCTAGTGAATTAGATTTCATAGATATGGACTTTGTATATTGGGGGGAGCATAGGGATGAAGTATTAAATGAGTGGAAAAATAGATATCAATCAATAACAACACAATAA
- a CDS encoding rubredoxin-like domain-containing protein: MAWWKCSNCGYLFEAEANKVPEKCPNCGEICTFYDVTCYTPECGCQGYDPKLVARTPNNESKF, encoded by the coding sequence ATGGCATGGTGGAAATGTTCCAACTGTGGATACTTATTCGAGGCCGAGGCCAATAAGGTGCCTGAAAAATGCCCAAATTGTGGCGAAATTTGCACTTTTTATGATGTAACTTGTTATACTCCGGAATGTGGATGTCAAGGTTATGACCCAAAATTGGTTGCAAGGACACCGAATAATGAAAGTAAATTTTAA
- a CDS encoding thioredoxin family protein: MLVEVITSPQCPHCPTAKKVVEEVVKKVSCDDIEVKYIDVTEDPGTVEKYNIMTVPTIVINGEIAFLGAPSIEQLENYLRENLSR; the protein is encoded by the coding sequence ATGTTAGTAGAAGTAATTACTTCCCCTCAATGTCCTCACTGCCCTACTGCTAAAAAAGTAGTTGAAGAAGTTGTAAAAAAGGTAAGTTGTGACGACATTGAAGTAAAATATATCGATGTAACAGAAGACCCGGGAACCGTAGAGAAATACAATATAATGACAGTTCCGACTATCGTCATAAATGGGGAAATTGCATTTTTGGGAGCTCCTTCAATTGAGCAACTTGAAAACTATCTTAGGGAAAATTTGAGTAGGTGA
- a CDS encoding DsrE family protein: MKNAFLVFSYTHNDKPNMPLMLHVLLFANEMKEKGEDVKIIFEGEGVNWAKDLLNEEHPFSNHAKQLMDNFVVCEACASMFGVLGDIKDNLTVENDLFGHISLKKYLDEGFNVIKF; encoded by the coding sequence ATGAAAAATGCATTTTTAGTGTTTTCTTACACTCACAACGATAAGCCAAATATGCCTTTGATGTTGCATGTGCTATTATTTGCAAATGAAATGAAGGAAAAAGGAGAAGATGTAAAAATAATATTTGAGGGCGAAGGAGTTAATTGGGCGAAGGATTTGTTAAATGAAGAACACCCATTTTCAAACCATGCTAAACAATTAATGGATAATTTTGTAGTTTGTGAAGCCTGTGCAAGTATGTTTGGCGTATTGGGCGATATAAAAGATAATCTAACCGTTGAAAATGATTTATTTGGGCATATAAGCTTAAAGAAATATTTAGATGAAGGTTTTAATGTAATTAAGTTTTAA
- a CDS encoding ABC transporter ATP-binding protein → MAVLKLANVSKAYSNTKILNNINFECENELISLLGPSGCGKTTCLRTIAGFEIPSNGKIFLNGNDITNIPPNKRNIGMVFQSYALFPHLNVYENVAYGLKIKKLKKNEIKEKVKDALNMVNLEGFENYNINELSGGMQQRVAVARALVIEPEVLLLDEPLSNLDAKLRIKMRRELKKLQRDLDIPSIYVTHDQEEALTISDRIGVMNNGKIEQLDRPENIYTYPKTEFIANFIGNINEVSKNILTYLNIDYDKKYKYFVRPENVVVGKGDFTGKIVDIEYLGNLVRYAIKYDDNIIISEIHNTKTILKEGDEVSFNIEKDDILKLTHKI, encoded by the coding sequence ATGGCTGTTCTAAAACTCGCCAATGTATCAAAGGCATATTCCAATACAAAAATTTTGAACAACATAAATTTTGAATGTGAAAATGAGCTCATCTCATTGCTGGGGCCAAGTGGGTGTGGGAAGACCACCTGCCTAAGGACAATAGCAGGTTTTGAAATACCCAGCAATGGAAAGATTTTTTTAAATGGGAATGATATTACCAATATTCCACCAAATAAGAGAAATATAGGCATGGTATTTCAAAGTTACGCACTTTTTCCCCATCTAAATGTTTATGAAAATGTAGCCTATGGTTTAAAAATTAAAAAATTAAAAAAGAATGAGATAAAAGAAAAGGTTAAAGATGCATTGAATATGGTTAATTTAGAGGGATTTGAGAACTACAATATAAATGAGTTAAGCGGTGGGATGCAGCAAAGGGTGGCAGTAGCCCGGGCATTGGTAATTGAACCAGAAGTATTACTACTTGATGAACCCCTTAGCAATTTGGATGCAAAATTGAGAATAAAAATGAGGAGGGAGTTAAAAAAACTTCAAAGGGACTTAGATATACCTTCCATATATGTTACGCATGACCAGGAGGAGGCACTGACAATATCTGATAGAATAGGCGTTATGAATAACGGCAAAATTGAACAGTTGGATAGGCCTGAAAATATATATACCTATCCAAAAACAGAATTCATCGCAAACTTTATAGGAAATATAAATGAAGTTTCAAAAAATATCCTAACTTATTTAAATATAGACTATGATAAGAAATATAAATATTTTGTGAGACCCGAAAATGTAGTTGTGGGAAAGGGAGATTTTACTGGAAAAATAGTAGATATTGAATATCTTGGCAACCTTGTAAGATATGCCATAAAATATGATGATAATATTATAATTTCTGAAATTCACAATACAAAAACGATTTTAAAAGAAGGGGACGAAGTTTCATTTAATATCGAAAAAGACGATATTTTAAAATTAACTCATAAGATTTAA
- a CDS encoding ferritin: MIKDNILKALNKQINKELFSAYLYLSMSAYTESKGLKGFSQWLKVQYQEELDHAMKFYNYVLERGGEIELVTIEKPKNKWLSILEVFENGYEHEQIITESINNLMDLAVSEKDYATINMLQWYIDEQVEEESSFLEIIDKLKLLGGDKRGLFMLDKDLGQRVYVSLITKN; this comes from the coding sequence ATGATTAAAGACAATATATTGAAGGCATTAAATAAACAGATAAATAAAGAGCTGTTTTCAGCGTATCTTTATTTATCTATGTCTGCCTATACTGAATCCAAGGGATTAAAAGGGTTTTCACAGTGGCTAAAAGTTCAGTATCAAGAAGAGCTCGACCACGCCATGAAATTTTATAATTATGTGCTTGAAAGAGGGGGAGAAATTGAATTGGTGACCATCGAAAAACCAAAAAATAAATGGTTATCAATATTGGAAGTTTTTGAGAATGGCTACGAGCATGAGCAGATTATAACCGAATCAATAAATAACCTAATGGATTTAGCAGTTTCTGAAAAGGATTATGCTACAATTAATATGCTTCAATGGTATATAGATGAACAAGTAGAGGAAGAATCTTCATTCTTGGAAATCATAGATAAATTAAAGTTATTAGGTGGGGACAAAAGAGGTTTGTTTATGCTCGACAAAGATTTGGGTCAAAGGGTCTATGTTTCATTAATTACTAAAAATTAA